AAACGTGGAGCCCGGATGGTTGACCGTTTAATCGTCGGTGTCGCCGGTAACGAGGGAAAAGGGCCCTTGTTTGGGACCGATGATCGCTTGGAAATGGTGCGCCAAGAGCTCGAACAGATTGGCAATGGCAATGCAGTCCTTGAAGTTCGACGCTTCGATAATCTGCTGATGCATTTTTGTCAAAGTGTCGGAGCCAAGCTGATAATCCGCGGGCTGCGTGCCGTATCCGATTTCGAGTACGAGTTCCAGATGGCGGCGATGAACACACGCCTAGACCCGGGAATTGAAACCGTATTCTTAATGGCGTCGGAGCGGCAGCAGTTTATTTCATCCCGCTTCGTTAAGGAAATCGGCAGGCTGGGTGGCGATATCAGAAGTTTTGTCAGCCCGCTTGTTGCAGCACGCCTGGAAGAACGTTTTCGTGGCGATTCTGGGGATTAAGAAACAAGACAGATCCCCGTGTCGATGATTCGTGAGCCAACAAAACGCCTGAATTTCACAATTTTTCCCGTTCAAGCCGTTGATTCAAACCCTCGACTGGTTTACAGACGGCAGGCCTTTTTAGGGCGCGTAGCTCAGTGGTAGAGCAGCTGACTTTTAGTATTGGGAGCCCGTCTTCGGAAACGTAGCGGTGAACAGGCGTCAAATTCGGGGAACCCGTCCGCATTCCAGCAACGGCAATCCCGAGCCAAGCCTCGCAAGAGGAAGGTGTAGAGACTAGACGGCGCCCACCTAAAG
This is a stretch of genomic DNA from Limibacillus halophilus. It encodes these proteins:
- the coaD gene encoding pantetheine-phosphate adenylyltransferase: MQREELIGIYPGTFDPITLGHLDIIKRGARMVDRLIVGVAGNEGKGPLFGTDDRLEMVRQELEQIGNGNAVLEVRRFDNLLMHFCQSVGAKLIIRGLRAVSDFEYEFQMAAMNTRLDPGIETVFLMASERQQFISSRFVKEIGRLGGDIRSFVSPLVAARLEERFRGDSGD